The genomic interval ACAGGCTTCGGTGGAGCAATTACTTTGCCGGTTACTTTGCCTGCAAATATTACAAGCGTTTTATATGTTCAAATGAGAATGATCGCATGTGTTGCATATATCTCCGGATTGGATTTGAAAGACGATAGAACACAGACATTTATATATGCCTGTCTAGCGGGGGTTTCTGTTAACAATCTTTTGAAACATGCCGGTATTCAGTTTGGTGTGAAATTAGCTAATGGACTGATTAAAAAAATACCGGGAAAAGTTTTGACTAAAATAAATCAAAAAGTTGGATTTCGATTTATTACTAAATTTGGAACTAAAGGGTTGATAAATATAGGCAAACTTGTGCCGGGAGTCGGCGCTGTAATAGGCGGAAGTTTAGAT from Oscillospiraceae bacterium carries:
- a CDS encoding EcsC family protein; translated protein: MEKLKKELLSQEDIMKILDTCYEKTMNGIPKLSSAVEEVAIEYMDKYSTKEEACKAMIKNQIIKCTTSGFLTGFGGAITLPVTLPANITSVLYVQMRMIACVAYISGLDLKDDRTQTFIYACLAGVSVNNLLKHAGIQFGVKLANGLIKKIPGKVLTKINQKVGFRFITKFGTKGLINIGKLVPGVGAVIGGSLDYIETKAIGDRAYKWFFEGDYVYDEKAEEDAKIIEISDYEEIVEEV